One Senegalimassilia faecalis genomic window, GAGGCACGGCCGGCATCGTTACCATGACCGATATCATGGAGCAGATCGTGGGCCATGTGGACGATGAGTACCGCCACGCCGACAACGACTCCGTGAAGAAGCTGACCGACGACACCATGATGATCGACGGCGGCATGTCCGTGGGCGACTTCGAGGAGCTCATCGGCTTCACGCCCGAGGACGCGGAGGATTGCGAAACGCTTGGCGGCCTGATCATGGACGTGCTCGATCGCATCCCGGCCGAGGGCGACAGCCTGACGCTTGAGGGCCGCGAAGCCACGGCGAAGCTGACGGTGATGCAGATGGATCGCCACCGCATCGACACCGTGAAGCTGGTGCTGACGCCCAAGCCGCAGCAGGAGGACGAGGAGTAGGGCGCCTTAGCTCACCTTCACGCCGCTGAAGCGCTCCGCGTTGTGCCACAGGATGTTTTCCAGCTCGTCGTCGGTAAAATCGCAGGCCATAAGCTTGTTGCATTCATCGGCCGGGTCCCACATGGGGAAGTCGCTGCCGAACATGATGCGGTCGGTGCCCCACATGCGCGCCAACTCGACGGTGCGGCGCGGGCCAAGGAACTTTTGCGTGCTTGACTGGTCAAGGAACACGCGGTCGTGGCGCGCGATGTCGTGCAGGATGTCGTAGCCCACGTCGAAGCACGGCCAGTAGCCGAAGTGCGCGGCGTCCACCACCAAGTCGGGGAACGCTTTCAGGATGTTCACCAGGCGGCGCGGGTGCGAGAAGTCGTAGCGGTAGTCGCCGGTGTGGATGACCACGGGCAGCCCCATTTCCTCGCAGATGGCGTAAACCTCCATCAGCCGCGGGTCGTCCATGTTGACCTTTTGCGTGTCGGGATGCAGCTTCACACCATGAAGTCCCAGGTCAACAGCGCGCTGCAGCTCGGTGGCGGGGTCTTCGAAATCCTGATGCATGGCAGCAAAGCCGATGAACTCGGGGTGGGCCTGGCACGCCTGCGCGATGGCGTTGTTGATGGCCGTGACCGCGTGCACGCTGGTGGCAACGGAGTGCACCAAGAAATGCGTGATGGGGGAGCGGTCCTTCGCGGAAAGCAGCCCGGCGGCCGTGCCGTCGCCGAACATGTTCACCTCGTAGAAGTTGCCGACCGCATCCACTGCGGCAGCGGCGATTTTGTCGGGATAGATGTGTGCGTGTGCGTCGATAACGGCCATAGTTCGCTCCTTGTGTATTTGACGCCCCTGATTGTACGGCGGCGCGCGGTTCGCCGCACCGGTCAATGTGCCACCAGCTGGCGGGACATTCGGCCCGATAGCAACTGTTCGGAAAATCGTATATCTGGGCTATCTGATTTCTTGGCCACTGGGGCGCGTTCTCCGGTACACTACCCTTTCGGAAAACGTAACCTTACAAGCGTGCTAGGGATTACAGCGCGCAGGGCCGCACCCGCGAACGAAAGGAACGCTGCTTTCATGAACGACTCCAGCTTTGAGGCAATGGCTGACGAAATCGATGGCCTGCTTGGCATTGACCAGCAGAAACACGCTGGTTGGCACGCCGATTCCATCGCGGTGCGCGGCTACGAGGGCATTGATGCGCGCACGGGTTCCATCAGCTATCCGCTGTATCAGTCGGCAACGTTCGCGCATCCGGCCTGGGGCCAGTCTACGGGCTACTGCTATTCGCGCTGCGGCAACCCCACGCGCCTGGAGCTTGAGAACACCATCGCGCTGCTGGAAGGCGGCAAGAAGGCCATGGCGTTTTCCAGCGGCATGGCGGCTATCACCACGCTGCTGAAGCTTTTGCGCGCCGGCGA contains:
- a CDS encoding amidohydrolase family protein, whose protein sequence is MAVIDAHAHIYPDKIAAAAVDAVGNFYEVNMFGDGTAAGLLSAKDRSPITHFLVHSVATSVHAVTAINNAIAQACQAHPEFIGFAAMHQDFEDPATELQRAVDLGLHGVKLHPDTQKVNMDDPRLMEVYAICEEMGLPVVIHTGDYRYDFSHPRRLVNILKAFPDLVVDAAHFGYWPCFDVGYDILHDIARHDRVFLDQSSTQKFLGPRRTVELARMWGTDRIMFGSDFPMWDPADECNKLMACDFTDDELENILWHNAERFSGVKVS